From Drosophila virilis strain 15010-1051.87 chromosome X, Dvir_AGI_RSII-ME, whole genome shotgun sequence, the proteins below share one genomic window:
- the Top3beta gene encoding DNA topoisomerase 3-beta, whose amino-acid sequence MKNVLMVAEKPSLAASLAGILSNGRCTAKRGNNGCSTHEWTGHFRNEGSVHFRMTSVCGHVMSLDFTSKYTSWDKVDPVELFGCTTEKKECNPKQQMRSFLAHEARGCDYLVLWLDCDKEGENICFEVMDAVQHVIHNVYSRNVTYRAHFSAITDKDIKGAMETLGHPNENEAKSVDARQELDLRIGCAFTRFQTKFFQGRYGDLDSSLISYGPCQTPTLGFCVKRHDDIQTFKPETFWYLQLMAGQPEYTLEWARGRVFKKDIAIMLLNRVKEHKEATVESVSSKESFKSKPQALNTVELMRICSSGLGIGPFQAMQIAERLYTQGYISYPRTETNQYPENFDLHAVLRVLQPSGDFGDEARAIAGDFQTPRKGKDAGDHPPITPMKLGHRGDFDRDTWRVYEFICRHFMGTISRDLKYRTTTAKLRVGLECFTCTANVLLDAGFTKVMTWQAFGKDEAMPPFVQGSQVAINDVRLAESQTGPPDYLTEAELITLMEQHGIGTDASIPVHINNICQRNYVRIETGRKLIPTTLGIVLVHGYQKIDPELVLPTMRSEVERMLTLIAKGSADFNDVLRHAIKIFKLKFMFFVQNIASMDMLFESSFSPLAESGKAHSRCGKCRRYMKYIQTKPARLYCSHCDENYTLPNGNVKVYREFKCPLDDFGLLAFSTGVKGRSFPFCPYCYNHPPFRDMPKFGGCNSCTHPTCPHSLNTLGISGCVECETGVLVLDSTLSPTWKLGCNRCDVIINCFKGATKITVEESKCSDCGAQLVNVVYKSDKSKFKDGSEEKSGCIFCSTEFAHLVEKHRAVASRQVRSGAPRGGGPAAAGPGGAGNARGGRHGGRPPKDKMAQLAAYFV is encoded by the exons ATGAAGAACGTTCTGATGGTGGCCGAGAAGCCCTCGCTGGCTGCCTCCCTGGCTGGCATACTCTCCAACGGACGCTGCACGGCAAAGCGAG GCAACAACGGCTGCTCCACGCATGAGTGGACCGGTCACTTCCGGAACGAGGGCAGCGTTCACTTTCGTATGACATCCGTGTGCGGTCATGTGATGTCGCTGGACTTTACCAGCAAATATACCTCATGGGACAAGGTGGATCCGGTGGAGCTATTTGGCTGCACAACAGAGAAAAAGGAATGCAATCCCAAGCAGCAGATGCGTTCGTTTCTTGCGCACGAGGCACGCGGCTGCGATTATCTTGTGCTGTGGCTCGATTGCGACAAGGAGGGCGAGAACATTTGCTTTGAGGTGATGGACGCAGTGCAGCATGTTATACACAATGTTTATAGCCGCAATGTGACATATCGGGCGCACTTCTCGGCCATCACGGACAAGGACATCAAGGGCGCAATGGAAACGTTGGGACATCCCAATGAGAACGAGGCCAAGTCTGTCGATGCACGCCAGGAGCTAGATTTGCGCATCGGCTGTGCCTTTACGCGCTTCCAAACGAAATTCTTCCAGGGCCGTTACGGCGATCTTGACTCATCCCTCATCTCGTACGGCCCCTGCCAGACGCCGACTCTCGGCTTCTGTGTGAAGCGGCACGATGATATACAGACCTTCAAGCCGGAGACGTTCTGGTATCTCCAGCTGATGGCCGGCCAGCCGGAATATACGCTCGAATGGGCGCGTGGGCGTGTCTTCAAAAAGGACATTGCCATCATGCTGCTGAATCGCGTCAAGGAGCACAAGGAGGCCAC CGTGGAGAGCGTCAGCAGCAAGGAGTCGTTCAAGAGCAAGCCGCAGGCCTTGAACACGGTCGAGCTGATGCGTATCTGCAGCTCCGGTTTGGGCATTGGCCCGTTTCAGGCAATGCAAATCGCCGAACGTCTCTATACGCAGGGCTATATCAGCTATCCGCGCACGGAGACCAATCAGTATCCGGAGAACTTTGATTTGCATGCGGTGCTGCGCGTACTGCAGCCATCGGGCGATTTTGGGGATGAGGCGCGCGCCATTGCTGGCGATTTTCAGACGCCGCGCAAGGGCAAGGATGCCGGCGATCATCCGCCCATAACGCCCATGAAGCTGGGCCATCGCGGCGACTTTGATCGGGACACCTGGCGCGTATACGAGTTCATTTGCCGCCACTTCATGGGCACCATATCGCGCGATCTAAAGTATCGCACCACAACGGCCAAGCTGCGCGTCGGTCTCGAGTGCTTTACGTGCACGGCGAACGTGCTGCTGGACGCGGGCTTCACCAAGGTGATGACGTGGCAGGCCTTCGGCAAGGATGAGGCGATGCCGCCCTTTGTCCAGGGCAGCCAGGTGGCCATCAATGATGTGCGCCTAGCCGAGAGCCAAACCGGACCGCCCGATTATCTAACCGAAGCGGAGCTGATCACGCTGATGGAACAGCACGGCATCGGCACAGATGCCTCGATACCGGTGCACATCAATAACATCTGCCAGCGCAACTATGTGCGCATCGAGACCGGACGCAAACTGATACCCACCACGCTGGGCATTGTACTGGTGCATGGCTATCAGAAAATCGATCCGGAACTGGTGCTGCCCACCATGCGCTCCGAGGTGGAGCGCATGCTCACACTCATTGCCAAGGGCTCCGCCGATTTCAATGATGTCCTGCGGCATGCCATCAAAATCTTTAAGCTGAAATTCATGTTCTTCGTACAGAACATCGCCAGCATGGACATGCTTTTCGAGTCTTCCTTCTCGCCGCTGGCCGAGTCCGGCAAGGCGCATTCCCGCTGCGGTAAATGTCGCCGTTACATGAAGTATATACAG ACGAAGCCGGCTCGACTGTACTGCTCGCACTGCGACGAGAACTATACGCTGCCCAATGGCAATGTGAAGGTGTATCGAGAGTTCAAGTGTCCGCTGGATGACTTTGGCCTGTTGGCGTTCTCGACGGGCGTTAAGGGTCGCTCGTTTCCGTTCTGCCCGTACTGCTACAATCATCCGCCGTTCAGGGATATGCCCAAGTTTGGCGGCTGCAATTCCTGTACGCATCCCACCTGCCCGCACTCGCTCAACACGCTGGGCATCTCCGGCTGTGTGGAGTGCGAGACGGGCGTGCTTGTCCTGGACAGCACATTGTCGCCCACCTGGAAGCTGGGCTGCAATCGCTGCGATGTGATCATCAATTGCTTCAAGGGTGCCACCAAAATCACAGTCGAAG AGAGCAAGTGCAGCGACTGTGGCGCTCAGCTGGTGAACGTCGTGTACAAATCGGACAAGTCCAAGTTTAAGGATGGCAGCGAggagaaaagcggctgcattTTCTGCTCCACGGAGTTCGCCCATCTGGTCGAAAAGCATCGAGCAGTTGCCTCCCGACAGGTGCGCAGCGGTGCGCCTCGTGGCGGCGGCCCTGCTGCCGCCGGACCCGGCGGCGCGGGCAATGCACGCGGCGGACGGCATGGCGGACGTCCGCCCAAGGATAAAATGGCACAATTGGCGGCATATTTCGTTTGA
- the LOC6634793 gene encoding homeobox protein extradenticle, giving the protein MEDRMMAHTGGMMAPQGYGLPGQDDGQNAGNENEVRKQKDIGEILQQIMSISEQSLDEAQARKHTLNCHRMKPALFSVLCEIKEKTVLSIRNTQEEEPPDPQLMRLDNMLIAEGVAGPEKGGGGAAAASAAAASQGGSLSIDGADNAIEHSDYRAKLAQIRQIYHQELEKYEQACNEFTTHVMNLLREQSRTRPITPKEIERMVQIIHKKFSSIQMQLKQSTCEAVMILRSRFLDARRKRRNFSKQASEILNEYFYSHLSNPYPSEEAKEELARKCGITVSQVSNWFGNKRIRYKKNIGKAQEEANLYAAKKAAGASPYSMAGPPSGTTTPMMSPAPPQDSMGYPMGSAGYDQQPPYDNNMGGYDPNLHQDLSP; this is encoded by the exons ATGGAGGATCGCATGATGGCCCACACTGGCGGCATGATGGCGCCCCAGGGCTACGGCCTGCCCGGCCAGGATGATGGCCAAAATGCTGGCAATGAGAACGAGGTGCGCAAGCAAAAGGACATTGGCGAAATACTGCAACAGATCATGAGCATTTCGGAGCAATCCCTGGACGAGGCCCAGGCCAGAAAGCACACACTCAACTGTCATCGCATGAAGCCGGCGCTGTTCTCCGTTCTATGCGAGATCAAGGAGAAAACCG TGCTTTCCATTCGCAACACGCAGGAGGAGGAGCCGCCAGATCCGCAACTGATGCGTCTGGATAACATGCTCATTGCCGAGGGCGTGGCCGGCCCCGAAAAGGGCGGCGGCGGTGCCGCAGCCGCCTCGGCAGCGGCCGCCAGCCAAGGCGGCTCGCTCTCCATCGATGGGGCGGACAATGCCATCGAGCATTCGGATTATCGCGCCAAGCTGGCGCAGATTCGACAGATCTATCACCAGGAGCTAGAGAAATACGAGCAGGCCTGCAATGAGTTTACCACGCATGTCATGAATCTGCTGCGCGAGCAAAGTCGCACCag ACCCATCACACCCAAAGAAATCGAGCGCATGGTGCAGATAATCCACAAGAAATTCAGCTCGATTCAGATGCAGCTAAAGCAATCAACCTGCGAGGCGGTCATGATATTGCGTTCCAGATTCTTGGATGCGCGCCGGAAGCGTCGCAATTTCAGCAAACAGGCATCCGAAATACTCAACGAGTATTTTTACAGTCATTTGAGCAATCCGTATCCATCAGAAGAGGCCAAGGAGGAGCTGGCGCGCAAGTGCGGCATAACG GTGTCGCAGGTATCCAACTGGTTTGGCAACAAGCGCATTCGCTATAAGAAAAACATTGGCAAGGCCCAGGAGGAGGCCAACCTGTATGCAGCGAAAAAGGCGGCCGGCGCCTCGCCCTACTCCATGGCTGGGCCGCCCAGTGGCACAACCACGCCCATGATGTCGCCCGCACCGCCACAGGACTCGATGGGCTATCCCATGGGCTCCGCCGGCTACGATCAGCAGCCGCCCTACGATAACAACATGGGCGGCTATGATCCCAATTTGCATCAGGATCTTAGCCCTTGA
- the LOC6634792 gene encoding casein kinase I produces the protein MDKLIKMTNHRSEIIVGEKYRIIRKIGSGSFGDIYLGMSMQCGEEVAIKMEATNARHPQLLYEYKLYRVLSGGVGIPRIRYYGNEKNFNILVMDLLGPSLEDLFNFCTRHFTIKTVLMLVDQMIGRLEYVHMKCFIHRDIKPDNFLMGIGRHCNKLFLIDFGLAKKYRDPHRRMHIPYREEKNLTGTARYASINAHVGIEQSRRDDMESLGYVMMYFNRGVLPWQGMKATNKKQKYEKISEKKMSTPIEVLCKGYPAEFSMYLNYCRSLRFEEAPDYMYLRQLFRILFRTLNHQYDYIYDWTMLKQKTHQNQQQGAGNMLAPEQRAERDKEKQSGSKPNTLAD, from the exons ATGGACAAACTCATCAAGATGACGAACCACCGTTCCGAGATAATCGTGGGCGAGAAATACAGAATAATACGCAAAATTG GCAGCGGCTCCTTCGGCGACATCTACCTGGGCATGAGCATGCAGTGCGGCGAGGAGGTGGCCATCAAAATGGAGGCAACCAATGCACGCCATCCTCAGCTACTCTACGAGTACAAGCTCTATCGCGTGCTGAGTGGAGGTGTGGGCATACCCCGTATACGCTACTATGGCAATGAGAAGAACTTCAATATATTGGTCATGGATCTGTTGGGTCCCTCGCTCGAGGATCTGTTCAACTTTTGCACGCGCCACTTTACCATCAAGACCGTGCTGATGCTGGTCGATCAGATGATCGGCCGCCTGGAATATGTCCACATGAAGTGCTTTATTCATCGTGATATTAAGCCTGACAACTTTCTCATGGGCATCGGGCGGCACTGCAATAAGCTGTTCCTCATTGACTTCGGGCTGGCCAAGAAGTATCGTGATCCGCACAGACGCATGCATATACCCTACCGCGAGGAGAAGAACTTGACGGGCACCGCACGCTATGCCTCGATCAATGCCCATGTCGGCATCGAGCAGTCCCGTCGCGACGACATGGAGTCCCTGGGCTATGTGATGATGTATTTCAATCGCGGCGTCCTGCCCTGGCAGGGCATGAAGGCGACCAACAAGAAGCAGAAATATGAGAAAATCTCCGAGAAGAAAATGTCCACGCCCATCGAGGTGCTCTGCAAAGGCTATCCGGCCGAGTTCTCCATGTACTTGAACTACTGCCGCAGTTTGCGCTTCGAGGAGGCGCCCGACTACATGTACTTGCGCCAGCTGTTCCG CATTCTGTTCCGCACGCTGAACCATCAGTACGATTATATCTATGACTGGACAATGCTGAAGCAGAAGACACACCAGAATCAGCAGCAGGGCGCCGGCAATATGCTGGCGCCGGAGCAGCGCGCCGAGCGCGACAAGGAGAAGCAGAGCGGCAGCAAGCCAAACACATTGGCCGACTAG